Below is a window of Littorina saxatilis isolate snail1 linkage group LG2, US_GU_Lsax_2.0, whole genome shotgun sequence DNA.
TCTTCTCCCctaccaacaacaaacagcaacaacaacagcagcaaccgcggcaacagcagcaaccgcagcaacagcagcaacatcaTCGCCGTCGTCGTCTTCTCCcctaccaacaacaaacaacaaacagcaacaacaacagcagcaacagcagcaacatcaTCGCCGTCGTCGTCTTCTCCCctaccaacaacaaacagcaacaacaacagcagcaaccgcAGCAACATCATCGCCGTCGTCGTCTCCCctaccaacaacaaacag
It encodes the following:
- the LOC138952926 gene encoding putative mediator of RNA polymerase II transcription subunit 29: MLEQQQQTTNSNNNSSNSSNIIAVVVFSPTNNKQQTATTTAATAATAATSSPSSSSPLPTTNSNNNSSNRGNSSNRSNSSNIIAVVVFSPTNNKQQTATTTAATAATSSPSSSSPLPTTNSNNNSSNRSNIIAVVVSPTNNKQQQQQQQPQQQQQHHRRRRLLPYQRQ